From the Lepus europaeus isolate LE1 chromosome 14, mLepTim1.pri, whole genome shotgun sequence genome, the window GGTATATCCACATGGATGACTATTGAAGCAGAGAGTCGGGACCACCCCAAGGGAATCCCTCTGTGCGAAGAGGGCAACTCAGATAGGAAGACCAGCTGTGACAAGGCCAGTAGGCAATAGAGTTTTGTCTGCTTAGGGaaaggcacactgggttctagtcccggtcagggcactggattctgtcccggttgcccctcttccaggccagctctctgttgtggcccgggagtgcagtggaggatggcccaagtgcttgggccctgcaccccatgggagaccaggagaagcacctggctcctggcttcggatcagcacgatgcgccggctgcagctgccattggagggtgaaccaacggcaaaaaggaagacctttctctctgtctctctctctctctcactgtccactctgcctgtcaaaaataaataaataaataggcttccatagccttggcagctcatgataagagcctcaggtgattactgacgtcataaataagaatggcaattgttaaatcagcaacaggaatcactgtgcacttactccccatataggatctctttccttaatgtgttgcactatgagaattaacggtgaaactagtcttcaaacgatactttatattttgtgtgtctgtgtgggtgcaaactgttgaaatctttacttggtatatactaagtagatctttagtatataaagataattgaaaatgaatcttgatgaagaatgggatgggagagggagtaggaaatgagATGgtttgcaggagggagggtggttatggggggaaaaaggcactataatccaaaagttgtactttgaaaatttatatttattaaataaatgttttctaaaaaaaacattcagctCTATCCTTGCTTCCCCGGTGTTCcttaatctctctccctctcaattttCCTCACTGCTCAAATAGGAACAATGATAGTGACTTCTTCACAGGATTGATGTGAAGTTCACACAAAACCATTCATGAAAAGAGTTTATCATGATGCCTGGCTCATTGTGgtcaataaatgttagtttctaggacttttaaattattattgcATATGAATCCATAACAGTTAAGCCAAAACCAAATGAAAGCTTTGTTAACATGGGGAAGTTAAATGCCAGTCAATTGTATCCTGTTAAAACAAAAGGACAGAATCTAGAAGAAGGAATGTATAAGGAAGGGCTCAATAAGTTGATAATAGTTACGGCACTGTTGTTGGCAGAGAAACACTGAATGTAACTGAAAGGAAGCCTGGTTACTGGAAAAGATGGCCCCAAATCAGGTCACTTTGTCTGAGAAGAACACATTTACTTATGGGAACAACAAGCAAATCAACTATCCTGCAAGTCCAGAGAGGATACACTCCCCTGGGCAGCTCCTCCTGAGGATCTCAGCAACCAGGACTCCTGGGTTTAATGACTTGtgacagcagggaactgggccaTCAGCATCAAACCCCACCTCCTGGTAGGGAAGGGGAAAGCCAGACAGGTGAGGTGATTGTTCAAGAGTTTAGACCCTGTGAGAGGCTGAACCAGGACTGGATGCTGGTCTCTGGACTTGTGCGTGTGCTATTGTGGAATATTTCCTCAAGCTCTGGTCATGATTGGGAGCCCTCTGCTCCCGGGGAGAAAGGGCACACCTGCATTGGGTGTGATATGTCATAAAACATTGGTTGATATTATCAGTTAAGGTGCAGAAATGTACTACATACTTACAGCTATCAAACAGGTAAATTAGTGAATTCTGGGAAAATCAGTTCACATTCTATCTACACTCAGTAGTGTTTTATTGATTAGTGAGAGTAGTCATGTTTCTCACACTCTGATAATCTTCATGATTTTAGCTGTATCTGACTTGTACTATTTacttaaatatgtataaataatcAACTTTTTCTCTGATCTGGGCAAATTTGAGTAACCTGGCGTTGCAACTGTAAGAAAAACCAGGCATAGTGTTAAAACTACCTGCTGTTACGCTTTCTTATCTGTGCCTCCATGACAACCGGGCAGGTCCAGTGATAGATACATTTTCTGCTCGTCAATGGGCCTGTTGTGGACTAGGTGGTGTCTAAAAATCCCTATTCCAGGCTTCTGCCGTTTACCTAGAAAAGtattctaagtacaggcacaagTACAACTTACATAgtggtaaagtttattttaaaaggtgaGGAAGTCACACACACGGGCCATGTTCAGGAACAGAGTAAGCcaggaaggaaaaaggagagagaaggagggagagaggaagggagagggagagggaggcttcAGTAACCTGTCTCTTCTGAGTCTGTAGGAGGAGAAAATGCCCCTCCCTGTTGCAGGGCTTCTTATGAGCTtggaaaggggagtggttacatggtACCACCCCAAGGTCAAGGGGGGTACATCCTGGGGAAGGGGTCatttgattggcaggtgggcagaTAGGATTACGTGGGACAGGGGAGATGTGGTTTCCAGCTCACGGCCCTAATCTAGCTACCGGCCTTATCCCCTATCAGGTCTAGTAAGGCTGATATATTTTCTGCTGGGTAACTACTTGGCTAATGGCCATTATTTTGTAACCATGTATAAAAGGAGCCAGCCTTTGTAGGCTGCTGCCACCATGTTATGGTCACCTATGCTGCTATTGCTGTTGCtgactatataaaaaaaaacctatctacCTATAGCTCTGCACATGTTTTTTCAATTCTCAGCCCTGCATGTCTCAATGTCCCTGACAACTGAGCAAAGGTCTGACAACTGGTGCCTTGGTTTGATTAAGTATTTTAAGGCTGCGCACTTGCACAAGCTTATTGGAAACAGCTAGTGGTGTGGCTGCATGAAATGACCTGGGGCCAAGCCCTGTGTCTGTCACCAACTCACTCAATCTAGGGGTCTAACTTTGGGTTCAGGGGAATACACTGGCTCCTTCATGCTCTTTAGGTAGAATATCTCACTTCATCAtcacaggaaatgaaaaataatttattcatttagtaaatatttgttgagcacttaCATGTGCCATGCACTTAACTGCAAGAAATGTTTGCATCATGTTTCATATTAAAAACTGAAtctcaaatttcattttatctttttttagatgtatttatttatttgaaagtcagagttacacatagaaggagaagcagagagagacggggtggagggtggggtttccatccgctggtttacttcccagttggccacaatggctggagctgcacctatctgaagccaggagccaggagcttcctccaggtctcccttgtgggtgcaggggcccaagtacttgggccatcttctactgcttccccaggccatgtagagagctggattggaagaggaacagccgggacttgaactggcgccctatgggatgccggcactggaggcggcggctttacccattataccacagcactggctgctcaTTTTATCTTGCATTGATTCAATTATTTCTTGGCTATGCTAattttcaataagacaatggcaAGCTAACTCCATCAAAAATGAGAAAGTTTTCTTGAAAGAGTCGTGAACCTTGTTGCTACTGAAAATCAGTTTTCTTTGTTAACCAAAGCTTACAGAAACAGGTGATATTCCACATCTTTCGATTGTTCTGGTGGACTGCAGAATCCATATCAAATATAAACcagatagaaaatgaaaaaagaaaatgaaaccaaaaattagaaatgtccccaaaccagaaagaaaagaaattttctaGAGAGTGAGGTATAGATTTGTCTACAAGTCCTAGCCCTATTCCTGTGAGAGAAGGTTCTGGAGAAAGTATCCCCTACTCATGCTCTAGGGCAATTTCTGGCTGGCTCTTAGAGGATTATCTGAAATCCAGTTTTTTTGCTGGTAGGTTACTTGTGAGGAACAGTGCCTCGCTAGAATCCCACTTtctctcctgcctttgacctcTAGTTGCTTATTCAAGGTGAGCTCAAGAGTCTGGGTCagagccctctgaatggctaagGTTCCCTTGTTCTAATAAAAGCATAAATTTGGTTTAACCAAATTATGTGCCAAATGATGTGCCTGAATGTTACCTCGACAATTTTTACCTCTATGTAAAATGACTAGTGTTTACAAAAGGAATGTCAATTGTCTGAAACAAAGTTAAACTAAATTCATTTCTTTGAGTCAAATAAgatgacataaaatattttaaaaagttctgaaaCACAGGAAATACTTCCAAAATATGTTCTAGATCATCCTGTCCCTTTGGCTGTCCTTCCTCTGTAATGAAACTGTAGCTGGGCAGACATGAGCCTATATGTCTGAGAGgagcaggaaaaaaatggaaatttctgtGTGATGGAACAAGGTGGCAAGTCTTGGAAGCAAATCAGCATTTACATATCAAAAGTTGTGCCATTGTTCAATAACCCCATTGGATTGGTCCCAGCCCTCTCCTGGAGGCAGTTTAGGGGAATCTCATCTGCCCTTCATCAAGGAGGCTATTATGAAGTTCTGGGAGGGATTTCACAGCCATTAAGGCCTCCACCCAGCAACATCCCAGAAAGAGTATGGGGGAGAAGAAATAGGCCCACACTCAACATCCATAAAAACACCAGTTTGATTGCAGACTGGGCTCTGAGTTCTTTACTGAGAAGCCCACCTGGTCTGTGAGGTGTACTCTCCTCATTGAACTTTGCTAGCATGCTTACCAGTACTCTGATACTCCGTGTCTtacatctgaattctttcttgcatgaacaCAAGAGCCCCCAGAGCAGCTGATCCCCAGGAGCGAAACAATGGATGATAAGGCTGCCACAAAATACAccagacaccggagtaagggaaagtgtttattggagaaaacccagcagaccggagggaaggggcgaacaAGGAGAAAGAGCGCACGTGTCTGGAAAGTGGGTCTGATATCCCTTttccagggggtgggcagggaagtaggaatagcgaatcccattaggattggGGTAGAGCTTGACacaggtggttgggccatggggtcacctggcttccagcaatggcggcagggggtagggcctaggatggtgtcagggtgtagaatgtgccatagataagactgcaccattttcctaacaatgGATCCAATCAAGACTTTCACCACTTCCCTAGCCAGTGGAGGCTCGTGTGTGGTGCTGGAGGTTGGTGCTAGGGACCTCAGCAGAAGGACAGAGATGATCCAGATTGAGAAACACCCATAGCTGATTTGATGGAGCTATAGTTTTCTCAAAGTTGACAATAAAGCCATATATTTTAATCTTCCAGTAGTTTAAGGAATGACAGGTTTAACTTTAACCCAGACTTAACAGTTCTCCTGAGATCTGTAGCCAGGGACATACTAATTTCTGTTACATGAAAACCTAAGTTACTCTAGAGCTAAAGGAAAATATCTAAGTTATACTTGGTGGCCAGGATATAAATGGTTCAGTGAATTATTCTCCTGAATATGAGAATAAAGAATAGTCTTTATAGGGCCTTTGTCTCAGGGTAACTTTAGAAAATCTCTTTTTAGTTGTATAATGGTAGCTTAATCTGAGATGGGGTTTCTCTTATAGAGAGAATCTAAACTCTAAACTCTAAATCTAATCAGAAATCCAATTATAATGTAATTAGCCCTCTAGAATAAAGCAGGGACAGTTTCACTCTTTTCTATGCACATAACCCCACCTCCCTAAACTCATGGAGTCATACCCCTATACCCCTCCAAGCTCACCTGGGTAATTCCTTGATTTAAACTTTTGGAGAGGTTTTCAGAAATTTGTCAGGAAATCTGAGCCTATGTGATCACCAAAAACGTtgcatttattcattattttcccCCTTTAATTGGTCTGATTTTATGatctaaataattgttttttgttAATGTCTGAAGGTTCTTTGGACACTAAAATCCCTTCACTTGTGGTTTTATATTTTGGCAAGTTCACTGTTAGCCCCATATAAACAGGAATCTATTTGGAAAAGTAGATACAAAGGGCCGGCgtctcagctcaataggctaattctcctcctgcagcgccagcaccccgggttctagtcccggttggggcgccggattctatcccagttgcccctcttccaggccagctctctgctatggcccgggaaggcagtggaggatggcccaagtgcttgggccctgtacccacatgggagaccaggagaagcacctggctcccggcttcggatcagcggatcagcgccgtgtgctggccgcagtgcgccggccgcatgcAGCGgtcattgggaggtgaaccaacggcaaaaggaagacctttctctctgtctctctttctcactgtccactctgcctgtcaaaaaaaaaaaaaaagtagatacaaagaagtcaagaaatatttgttcatttttttaaaaagacttttaaaataaattaatctttttattcatttgagaagcagagttatagatggggggagagagacagagaggaaaggagggagggagggagggagggggagggaggcctttcatccactggttcactacccaaatggctgcaatggctgcagctgggccagtctgaagccaggagccaggagctacttccaggtctctctgTGGCTGCcgtggtccaagcacctgggacatccttCACTATTTtcctaggtgcaatagcagggaaatggatctgagtggagcacccaagacttgaactggtgccccatgggatgcccatgttgcaggtagcagcttgacCCTCTGTGCCtcaacgccagccccaaggtgCTGCATTTTTAACAAGCCCCCAGGTAATGCTGATGCTACAAGTCTACAGGCCACATTTGGAGACTGAGTAGACTGTAGACCACTGGTTCTTACAGAGGGCTGTATTACCACACCAACTGTCCCTCAGAGACATTTGGCTATGTTTGGAgaaatatttagtatttttataaGGGGAAATGTGGCATCTATTTAATAGATGTTGTTAGACATCTCTTAGTGCAGATGATAGCCTCCCACAACAGAGAATTATTTGCCCAAATCTCAGTCATGTAAAGATTGGGAGATTCTGTCCTAGACCTGGTCTAACTGCCACGGAAAATCATGTCCTCCCACCAAGAGGGTTTCCTAGGAAATAGGTGCAACTGGTTCCTTTTGGTTGTGATACAAAACAGTACACACCTAGAAATAACTTATacatattttagaagaaaacagaggatgAAGGGGCATGGAGAAGACTTGTGATGATAAGGCCATGATCAAGAACATATGtgatcggggccggcactgtggcacagctggttaaagccctggcctcaagcaccggcatcccatatgggcgctagttctagtccagactgcttctcttctgatccagctctctgctatggcttgggaaagcaatagaagatggcccaagtccttgggcccctgtacccacagaggagacccggaagaagctcctggctcctagcttcagatcggcacagctctggctgttgtggccatctggggagtgaaacagtggatggaagacctctctccccctctccctctctacctctcctctctctgtgtagctctgactttcaaataaataaatataaaagaaatctttgaaaatatgtgATCTATGAAGGACTTTGGATGTGACCATATGTGTTACCTTCAGGTAAGGGCTTGGCAGTGCAGAACCAGTAAATCCAATAGACTTGGGAAGTCTCTTATCTCATGCAGGACCAAAACAACCGCAACAAGACTCTATTGTGATTTATCCCCtattcccttcccctcccaggaTATCTTGAGGGTAGAACTGTTACTATAATCCCATAGCAGGGGTCAACAAACATTTTCTATAAAAGATTTTATctgcatatgcatggatttcaaagtattttgtaCTAAATAcgcttttgattccatttttccgcAAACTTTTTGCAGTCCTCAGCTGTGGTCTTTCGCCAACTACTCAAATCTGTCATTTTAGCAAAAAAGCTCTAGAGACTGGTGGGCATGACTACATGTCAACAatactttatttataaatataagctCTGGGTCAAATAGTCTGTGAACCTGTTTGCTGACAGGTCAGTTTGCTGCCCTCCAATTCAGGCACTCAAATGAATTTGGGGTTATCTATAACTCCCATGTTAGTGGTGACATAAGAAGCTGCATTTTCCTTCTAGCCCTCtaaaggccaccacaaaatatACCAAACACTGAAGGGAAAAGGTTTTGTCAGTGGGGGCGGGGAACGTGacaggctggagagagagggtgggagagaggacctGTGTAGAAAAACAGGGCTTGTTATAGCCTTGCAGAGATAAGGAAGTGGGAGCATCGAATCctgttagggtgggggtggagttgacacttgtggttgggccatttggtcacctgacttctaggaAGCCAGGCTGAACTTAGGAACTGAGACCGAAACTTACTGTACAAGATGGTGACTGGGCCAGTCTAAAATGGCACCCAAGATATAAGATGGTGCCTCAGACGAGAGGGCACCATTTTCACTAACAGCCCTCACTTATTTTATGACTTGAGGAGAGTAACTAAAGCTTTGCAATAGGttgcccacccccaccacccagtctgtgaaaacactcagcaaaattcCACAGTCCTGGGTTCTCCCTCTGAGGTTAacactgctgtttttttttttttttaattatcattaagTACCAACTACCAAAAGTGTATTTATTATTGCTAGGAGCCATGAGAAATACTGCCCCTCTCCCCAAGTCAAGTTCACATTCTTAAGGAACTTTTAGGGAGATTATTCAGTAAATTCATGTGTGACAATTTGAATGCTTAGTAAACTCAGGTATGGCAGGTGAAAAAAATTGATACTGAAAACTTTCTTAAATTTCATTTGGTTCAAATAAGTGTAAACATAATGCAAGCATAGTGAGAGAAGTAAATGCAGGATGATTGTATATTTCTAATCACGTTGGAGAAGGGAGAGTCTAGTCACATTGTGAGCCTCAAGCCACTGAGCTAATGATCACATAAAAAGCATCCACGTGAGAAAAACTTCTATAGATACTATCAACAGGAAGTAGGATTTATTCTTAATACACATGGCATATAATGAGTTACTATaataaaaatcaatagaaaattATGAATGGCCTCAAAGAAATGTGATCATAATTCATAGAAGTATACATTCCCAATAATATAGCTGtatagatacaaaaataaaaggacaaTATCCAGATTGAAAATGATTGAAATCCTTCTCGTATAGACAGGCCAGCTTCTGTCTGGCTTTCTTGGATCATCTGCTGTCCAGCTGCTCCTTCTGAGGATGCTCCATGGAACCCAGCTGTCAAGCTGAGAGGTCACTTGGAGCTCTGCCAGTCTTTGGTCCCAGCTGGACCCAGCCTTGAGTCATCCCAGTCTAGGAAAGTAAACGAGCAGCCTCCAGATGATTTCAGTCTCAGCCCTCTGAGTCATGCCCAGCTTTTCAGGTCTTTTGTGGAGTCTGCAGATGTCATAGAGCAGAGACAAACTATTGCTACTTTGCATTTCCCTTACCAGAGACTTCATGGGCATAACAAAATGGCTGCTTTATGCACTGAATTTTGGCTGGTAACACAATGCCCACCCTAAACAAGACATCTGAATCCATCCTTAACATCACATACGTTAAACAGAAAGGTTAATATATGAGGGGAAGCTACATCAAATGGATCTTGGAGCCCAAACAAAATACAAGAGCCATCTAGCTACAAACCCAGGCAAGGTCCTCTCTCCTTGCAGTATGATGACAATCCCAAGATCCTGTGATTCAAGAAAGACCAAGGCAGTGGAGAAGCTGAGGGCAAGAGGAGCATCACTGGGCATGGGCAGTTGGGTAAATGTCCAGGGCCACAGATCCCTCATCAAGCTCAGTGTCAATCATAGTATACTTATGTGGGAAGAATATTAATGGATCAGTGAAACAACAAGGATCTGTCTGGAGAACGAGTCTGTGAGACAATGTTTTTACTTGGTGTATGACAAAGATGATGGGGGATGAAGGATGATGGGGAACTGATTAGAGCTGGCATGGCAGAAAGGGAAAGACCAGCTTGGAGCAGCTAGGAGCAGGGAACCGCAGACCCTCCAGAGGGAGCTGGGGCATAtgctagggccagcactgctgaAGAACCTGAGTGAGCCCACACATTTTCTGTATCTCAATgaaatttctctcttccttttttcccatCCTCCTACATTTAAACTAAAGTCCAAAGCCTTTAACAAAATTCACAGGGTCCTACAGAGATTGCCTAACTTCTCACTCCCACTGTACAATCTTGTTTGCAAAGCTCTGCAGACTTTCAAACCTTCAGCCACCCTTCCTTCTGCCTGGCATACTCGACTTCCACTTACTTCATCACTTGGTCCCAGTGAAAGTTATTCCATCTATCAGTCattctggtttttcttctttattatacTCCTAAGTATCTGAATATCATCTTCCCTGGCTGGAATTAAAGAGAACTCTATGAGGCCTGAGACCTTGCCTATCTTGTTCAGTGCTGTATCTCCAGAACCCAGAATAGTGCTCAGCAAATAGTAAATGCTCCATGTTTGCTGAAGATGATTAAATAAAACTCCTTCCTAGAAAAACTTTTATCCACACTTTCTATAAAATTAGTGTcccaagggccggtgctgtggcttggcaggtgaagtcactgcctatggtgctagcatcccatatggatgtctgtTTGAgatccggctactccacttctgatctagcgctctgctatggcctgggggacagtagaggatggcccaagtgcttgggcccctgcacccatgtgggagacccggagaaagctcctggctttggatcagcccagccccagtcattgcagctatttcaGGGGTGAACAACTGGGTGgaggatctctatctctgtctccgcctctctgtaattctgcctttcaaataaatagataaatctcaaaaaaaaaaaaaagtcctgcaaGCAGGACCTGGGGTACTTGTTTCTACTGTTGCTGCTGAGAACTCCACTATGAGTGCGTTCATGGAGCTCCACTGCACCCCTTAGTCGTCCTCAGGCTCCCCTGCAAGCTGTGTTAGCATCACTCAACACCATAGCTCAAGGATCTGGTAGGGATTCCTCAAGAAGAGTAACTGAGTCTTAGGGAACCTAGCAGAAGAGTAGTAGCATGGCTTCTACAGCCATACTCAACCTCAAGTCCCAGGTGTGTGAATACGGAAATGGTTCTTGGTTTGGGGTCTCagctttatctgtaaaatgatggTTGACAATAGATAACCATGGATTTGTGAAAAGGAAATTGCATAGAATGAATCTTGACACATAGTAAACAAATTGTTTAAATGGCTTTATATTGAGAAGTTTCAACTTTGGCATAAATATGTAGCACAgcttaacaaaagaaataaaaataaccacataGAGTAAATGCCAAGGAAATAGAATAATCTCTCAAAAGACACAGGTCAGGGCACCCCTAGGTGAGCTTGCCATGGTTCCCTCTGACTTCACCTGGCTCCATAGGCCAGAGCTGCTCTACAGCTGCCCACAGGTCGGGGTAAAATAACTCCTCAAGGGCCTGCCCACCTCCGCCAACAGGGAACACTTAAGATACATCCCCAGCTCATGTCACAAAACCGTTGCACAGCTCATCATTTCGTATTTAGAAGAAAGTGACTATTTACAAAACTTGCAAAAGCAGTTCACATTTTTCTTAAAGTAAGAACAGAAAGCACAAAGAATGTGAGCCAGGGAGGGCCACAGCTTTGCAGTCATTGGGTGGAGCCGATCACCCCATGCATCCCTGCTTCCCAATCCCCTCCAACATATGCACACAAGAGCAGTGCCTCTGACAGTGTCTGTTGCATCCATCAGAGGACAAGTTTCTCCTGACATGGGCTGAATGGGATTTCAGGTCTGTTCCCATGGCTGCTCCCACTGCTGGGGGCTGCTGACTCCAAGCAGCCAAACATCTCTTGGGAGGCATAGGTCATGTAGACAAAGCCGTCCTTGTCCTTGTAGTCCCGATAGATTTCTGCCATAGTCATGCTCATGCTGACCAAGCTCTTGTTGTCCACCAGGAGGTAAAAGGCTTCGGTGGCCCTCAGGACCATGCGGCtcctgggaaggggagaagggtaGTGAGAGACTTGACCTGGAAGCAGCTTAGGAATCTGAAGTCTCAGGATGTGCAAGACAACTGAATTGCTCACAGCTGTTTCGCTGGAGCTTTAAGATCCTCAGGGCCTCCCAGTTGGGCCAAAAGGATGAGGTCATTCCACTTTTAACTAAGGCGAATACCAACACAATAATGCTAAGCAAATAAGTCCTAGGTCTCGATGAAAGCTATTTCCCCAAGGGTGCAAGAATGATGCATTATCTTCCCAGCGTCTCACAATTAAAGAGGCGTGGAAAGGATCTATGTGCCCTTCCCTCACCTTGCCATTTCTCCTCTGCCAGCGACACcgaggagatggagaaggagcaAGGCTTAGTTGGACATCCTTTAAATGTCAGGGGTAAACAGACTTCCAATTCAGTGTGCAGTGATGACAGTGAATCAATATAGGTGCCTACAGGAAGGCTCAGTCTCACCTTCCACACACTTCCATTTGCTCTAATTAGTGAAACAGACACAATTTCCCACTGCACTCTCAGAACTTTCTCGATGTGGGATAAAATCAAACATAAATGGGACATGGGGAGTGACTGGAATCTGATTCAACTTATACTCAGGTAATTTCTCCTAAAAGAACCCCAAAAGGTATTAGTTCTGGCTATTGTCCAGTGCCTTTGGGTAAAAAGCAACCATtctgcagtggggtgggggtgggagaagagTGGTACTAGGGATGGGAATACTGCCATTGGCTGGGTTGGAAAAGTTCCTGCGCCCGAGCTTGCACCTATCTCCTACATTTTACAAGCTCACTTTTGATGAGTGTTTGGGCATCCCCAAGGGGGAGAAGGCCACAGACAGGCATTATTGTCTATTTTGTTCACAGTTGGCTCTACAGAGTCCAGAAGGCACACAGAACACAGTTGGTGCTCAATAAACATGGATGAGGATGAGGATGTAGGTTGGGAGCCACAGGCAGTGACTGGAAAGAGGAAAAAGGGTTCTCCATCCCCAAGGGGTCACCTAATGATTGACTGATACAGTGGGATCTCCTCCTGACTTTGATATCTCTTTAGGCACCTGTCTTCACAATGAACTTGGAAACTTTGACAACtctttgaaacaaaagaaaacgAAGACACTCATTCATTCACAGTGAGCCCTCAAAGCAACAGGCAATAGTGGCTATTCAGCCTCCAAACAGACTTTTTAACCTGGTGAAGACTTAGTCACTGGCTGTATTTACTCACAAATCATTTCCTAATTGCATTCATGCATCAGGTGACACCACTTAACCCTCTCAAGCTTTAAGAAGGGCAGGGACCTTTTGCTTTTCAAACAGTTCCCTGTCTGCCAGAAACGCAAACCCTGAGGAAAGGTGCTGCTCTCTGCCAGGGACGTGCAGACTGGCTTTCAG encodes:
- the LOC133773450 gene encoding microtubule-associated proteins 1A/1B light chain 3C-like; translation: MPPLQKNPSLRPFKQRKSLATRQEEVAGIRAKFLNKIPVIVERYPREKLLPLLDKTKFLVPQELTMTQFLSIIRSRMVLRATEAFYLLVDNKSLVSMSMTMAEIYRDYKDKDGFVYMTYASQEMFGCLESAAPSSGSSHGNRPEIPFSPCQEKLVL